A single region of the Winslowiella toletana genome encodes:
- the csdE gene encoding cysteine desulfurase sulfur acceptor subunit CsdE gives MSLAPLAPHPFGDVITVASLQETFSAFHQWEDRYRQLILLGKQLPALPAELKTADIELSGCENRVWLGHQLNADGTLHFYGDSEGRIVRGLLAVLLTAVEGQSAAKLRDSDPLALFDQLGLRQQLSSSRSSGLQALTDAVKRAAS, from the coding sequence ATGAGTTTAGCACCACTGGCCCCCCATCCGTTTGGCGACGTGATTACCGTTGCCAGCTTACAGGAGACGTTCTCTGCCTTTCATCAATGGGAAGATCGTTATCGTCAGCTGATTCTACTCGGCAAGCAGCTTCCCGCGTTACCGGCTGAACTAAAGACCGCAGACATTGAACTCAGCGGTTGTGAAAACCGCGTCTGGCTCGGACACCAGCTGAATGCCGATGGCACCCTGCACTTCTATGGTGACAGTGAAGGGCGCATCGTAAGGGGATTACTGGCGGTGCTGCTGACCGCCGTTGAAGGGCAATCCGCCGCGAAGTTGCGAGACAGCGATCCGCTGGCGCTGTTTGACCAGCTTGGGCTACGTCAGCAGTTAAGCAGCTCGCGCAGTAGCGGTTTGCAGGCGTTAACGGATGCAGTAAAGCGCGCGGCAAGCTAA